The nucleotide sequence TTTGCTAATTAGCCCTGAAGACATTTGTTAATTAGTCTCATCAGTGAAGGCTGATGGGACTTGTGAGTACCTTTTGGCTATGAACAAATAATTTGGACAAATGAAAATTTTGATTAATTGTTTCCTTAGGCTAGATGAAAACATAATTGAAGAACAAAACAATTACAGTCCACCTCGAGGGGGAAATGACTGGCCAATCCAAATGTCATGGCAAACACTCTAATAGTTTTCTATTAGTTCACTCAAAACCACAAAGGTCAGGTTAGCGGGGATGGCAGAGACTGGTTTCCTCCTCTGGGAATACTCAGTGTGTTTATGAACTATCTTGTCAGGCTGTTGAGTTATTTAACTGTGGTATAGCCAAACCAATCCACAAAGCCACTTTGAACCCAAACGAGCACCCTATTAGGATTGAACCTAAATCTGTTTTGACAATTAAAAATGGATTTTTATTCAGAACCACTCAAAAAAgccattttattacttttatttcttttttcctctaagTTGCTTGTCTTTATAACCTTAGCAGTACCTGTTTTCTTGCAGAGACTGCACCCTTGTTGGCCTTGTTGGTGGTACTGGAGTGCCCCTGGTGAACTGACCCGCCTCCGGCTCGGTCGTTGAGATGCGAAGGCAGAGGGCTCATGAACAAAATCCTGGCAATGAGCCCATACAGCACAGTGGCCACAATGAGAGGGATCACGTAAAACAGAGTGAAGTCCAGGAAATAAATTGGCATGTAGAGGCTTCTGGAGACACGGTAGCCACAGGTGACGACCACCCCGTTGGTATAGACGGTTTCATCTGTGTCCACTAAAAAGAACCACATCGTGCAGTAGAGCGAGGTAAAAATCCACACTCCAGCTATGATTCTCTTGGCTCGGGAAACAGTACATAGGAACTGTGCCTTTATGGAGTGACAAATAGCAATGTATCGTTCAATAGTGAACGCTGTGATGGAGCAGGATGACACGTTGATGCCCAGGTACTGAAGATAAGTTATACACAAGCATCCTGTGTAGCCATATATCCAGAAGGCTACAACATCAGAGATATTAGGCAGGCCTGCAGCCAGGAGCACAATGAGGTCTGCGACAGCCAAGCTGACAAGGTAACAGTTAGTCGGGGTCACCATGTGTTTAGTGCGCAGAACAACCAGCACCACCATGATATTCCCAGCAATCCCAACTCCACAAATGAGCATGGTCAAAAATATCGTTATGACTTGTTCTTCAAGAGGGTTCAGAGGCATTTCTGTCAGATTTACAACCCGACTGACATCCTGAAAGGTGGTTGTGTTGTTCTCCATCTTGCTCAAGTCCACCTACCAATATTCAGTTAATCTTCAGGGGCAAAATGGGAATCCTCAAGGCAAAAATGTGGAGaaacaaaattattagacaGCAGTTTTGCTTGCAAGGTGTTAAATATTACAATTCACTTTTTGTAAAAGCCTTTAATTCTTGTCTGGATTTCAAAAAGTTTAATACTCCCTTGCACCTTGATTAAAAGAGGCAAATCAtaagaatagtttaaaattagtaaataaataaacaagaagtCAAattcagacaaacaaacaaaaacataatctcTACACAGAGTCCACCTGAAGGTTTTCTGGTGTAATGGTGGCCTAAAGGCAACAAAACACAATAATACATTATAAGATGAACAAACATAAacgtaaataaacaaacatgagaATAGACAAATTGCTTTTGTTAAACAATGACCTAAACAATAACCTAAGTCGATTAAGTTCAAGCTAGTTTAGGTTAAATGAGGCATTTTGTTAAGGTTacactttttaaataataatactgtGTGAAATGTTTAGTCTAGCGCTTTGTTGATCCATTCACTCACTTTAATCTCATCCCTACATGGACTCCTGTTGCAATTATTCTGGCACAAGGCTTGAAAACATCACTTTGTCACACTTCATGAAATAACTGTAGCAATAAAAGTTCTGTAAACGAtaatagattttaaaaaatagtccTAACAGCCATCAATGCACACATTAAAAGCGGCAACTTGATTTAAAAAGGTGCTACAATTATGCTTCTAAAAAGCTAAACTTCCATCTTCATAAATGCTAATGTTGTCTTTATTCAGCTTATTATTAAAACACTGGTTTTATTTCATTCttggctgtgattaaaaatATGTAGCCCTCAAAACTGAAATGATTGTTCACCTCTACATTAAAGGCCATCATGCACACCAAATCTATCATTTCCAGCAACGTGaccctttaaaaaaatctcacaaGGCAATGCTGCAATATAAATTTAGGGTGATCAAAAATGTGAGACTTTCCCAGTTCTCCTACAAATGCCGGACTCTTCGGGAAAGAACAAAAATGCACGTTTGGATTTGATTTAGTTCagggaaataaaataataagataATAATGGGGAAAAAATTGGCAGCTTACCATCATTTGTGAAAGGCAGTGCCCAGGTGCAGTATCCCAGGAAATACAAGTGACTGCTTAATCCTCTTTCAGAGTTGCTCCAGTCGCCCACATCtgtctcactcgctcgctctctctccctctctctcctttcccAATATACTCCTCCCTCCGTCTCACACCATTATATCCAAACCCACCTCCTACAGTCACCACGTAAAAATCAATTTCATCTTACCATCCAAGCCCTGAATATCATGTCAGCTTCTGTGGCTATAACCCTGTAATTACTGAAAGAACAGCGTAGGTACCATGCAATTCAACACACCATCCACTGGAATGATTGAACATGCAATTAAAATAGCACTAATTGCAGTATTAAGTACAGCCTTTGTGGACACTAGATGCAGTTTAGTTAACTCTTCTCCTTGTATAATTTACATTAAATTCTCCAGTTTTCTAAAGTGTGTAGAATTAGAATAATTCTTCTCCCCAGAGGGACAAACAGACACAGACATCCTAAGATTAAGAGTCTTGCTATTCCCATGATGCACATTTGGGAACGCTTTTACAGCTTCTGGCATTATACATGTGTGGGTAGATGCTGATACTGTTAAATTGTTGCGCTCCCCATAGCAGAAAAAACTAAATAATGTTAACTCTGGTCATCCACAAAATCAGAAATGATtgaaaacagattaaaaagcTTTTTGACCCTCTGTCTTTGGACAAGGCTGTCACTGAGAATACTAATGCACAGCACATTCTTGGATTTTCAGTCTGCAGACTGCATGTAATGAATATGTAACAGtgtcaaagaagaaaaaaggttaCAGAACAGGTAATTTTCTGATTGAACTGCTTCATGTTATGAAAGCTTAACGAGGATTATAATTAATGTGTTTAGAAGCCCACATTATTTGTCAAAGATATATGTCAGATTTCATGAAAAATATACGTAAAAAGGATGATAAagggatttattttattttgttttatttattataacacAGGAGCAATAACTCATAATATCAGAGAAAATctgaataatttattattatcatctcTACGCTGCTGAGACAATTGTGAAGTGGCCAAAAGTCAGGAGTAAAAATAGACGATGAAGAAGTCTTCTATTAATATTCTGGGATGAGGTCTTAAAATAAACCCTCACAGCCTCATGGGAATTTAAAGCAGGAGCATACTGATATGCAAAAGAGAAAGGAAATAGGGGCACTGTGATTAAAATAAGCTGGCGAATCATTGGACATGTGGATGAAACAGATTCATTTAATCTATTAAAGCTATTCAGGTCAGTACAGTGTTCAAAAAACTGTAAGATCCGACCTGTTACTGTTCATTTCCTGACAGAAACTGCTACCTCTTATTAGTCTTTGTCCCCAGCTGTCCAAAGCACCATAGTGGCATCTAGTGGGGCtgagtggtaaaaaaaaaagaaggctaACTCgcagagaaataaaaagaataaaagagaaCATGGAAAACATTGCTCTGTGATGATAtcatgggggggggggaggtTACCAGGCGAGTCTCTGTCCAAAACAAGATGCAGATTCAGCAGAAGTGTTGGTGCGTCGCTTTGCACCACAGGTGGGAGGTTTGAAGAGGCGTTTGTTGAGTGTTGACTCGCTTACAGAGGAAAGGTGTTATAACTGTGACTCATACACAGGATGCACTGTATTCAGTTTACATTttgcaaaacagaaacaaagaagaCCACCGAATGATACAGAcatcaaagaaaacaagaaacagtCACTTTAGCATCTGGGAGGCTTTACCTTCAAGATCAGTCAGCGGAGGCTTATGATGCTTCAACTTGCTGAGGCCcactacacaaaataaaaatgaactttttACAGGGCATCATCAGCAATATTAAACATAAATGTTATAAATCCAACACCTGGACCAAAATAATTACCTCAGATCAGTGTATGCGCAGGTAAACCCTGTGAGCCAAAAGGTCAGGATTGAGACAGCTCTGTTATTTCTACTCTTGTACTCTTGTGTCAGCCTTAATATGACACAAATACACAGCTCTGTGGGCATGAACCTTTTGTTTGcaaaaagccccaaattaaaaaaaaaaatctacagttGGCTTTGATGGGTGTGAGTAGGGATAGAGAATAAAGAGAGGGGCTGCACCAAAGCCCAGTATAAGATAactttttgaactgtgaatcaagCAAAGCTATTCTATTAGAGTTCGTGATTAAAAGTATGGACATAGACTAACAGGACAGATCATACCAATATACAAAATTACACATCCACACAACTTTGGTTACATCACAAAGTGAAAGTACCACTAGATCAGTTGATCCAAATGGTCTAAACATGCAACCTATTTTCATAGCAGTCGATTCATTAGCTGTTACATGTCATTCAAATTTGCACATGAACAGAAATGTCCCCCTTttggtgttttttatttttcttcacgTGCATTTTCCTCATCAAGTAAGCtattctcttctcctcctgct is from Oreochromis niloticus isolate F11D_XX linkage group LG20, O_niloticus_UMD_NMBU, whole genome shotgun sequence and encodes:
- the LOC100693664 gene encoding thyrotropin-releasing hormone receptor, with amino-acid sequence MENNTTTFQDVSRVVNLTEMPLNPLEEQVITIFLTMLICGVGIAGNIMVVLVVLRTKHMVTPTNCYLVSLAVADLIVLLAAGLPNISDVVAFWIYGYTGCLCITYLQYLGINVSSCSITAFTIERYIAICHSIKAQFLCTVSRAKRIIAGVWIFTSLYCTMWFFLVDTDETVYTNGVVVTCGYRVSRSLYMPIYFLDFTLFYVIPLIVATVLYGLIARILFMSPLPSHLNDRAGGGSVHQGHSSTTNKANKGAVSARKQITKMLAVVVILFALLWMPYRTLVVVNSFIDPPYHNTWFLLFCRMCIYTNSAINPIIYNLMSQKFRVAFKKLCKCPWGHREAEYNVPMYYSVMKNSTHECNEPVTEQEEVSYHITHRSNMTDDEALSISS